Proteins encoded together in one Jaculus jaculus isolate mJacJac1 chromosome 7, mJacJac1.mat.Y.cur, whole genome shotgun sequence window:
- the LOC123462163 gene encoding transcription factor 19-like protein: protein MLPCFQLLRIGGGRGGDLYTFHPPTGAGCTYRLGCRADLCDVALRPQQEPGFISGVHAELHAERQGDDWRVSLEDHSSHGTLVNNVRLPRGHRLELSDGDLLTFGPEGPAGASSSEFYFMFQQVRVKPQDFAAITVPRSREAGAGFQPMLPPQGAPQRPLSTLSPAPKATLILNSIGSLSKLRPQPLTFSRSGVKPQSLPGPTPHGEVGAVPTPPSRNRRKSAHRVLAELDDESEAPMGPLPVLMEPRKKLRMKTPLTPRGNDHRERSTPVDTDSGLEPSWQR, encoded by the coding sequence ATGCTGCCCTGCTTCCAGCTGCTGCGTATAGGGGGAGGCCGGGGCGGTGATCTCTACACCTTCCATCCCCCAACTGGAGCTGGCTGCACCTATCGGTTGGGATGCCGGGCTGATTTGTGCGATGTAGCCCTAAGGCCTCAGCAGGAGCCTGGCTTCATCTCTGGGGTCCATGCAGAGCTGCATGCTGAGCGCCAAGGTGATGACTGGAGGGTCAGCCTGGAGGACCACAGCAGCCATGGGACTTTGGTCAATAATGTCCGACTCCCAAGGGGACACAGACTGGAGTTGAGTGATGGTGATCTCTTGACCTTTGGCCCTGAAGGGCCTGCAGGAGCCAGCTCCTCAGAGTTTTACTTCATGTTTCAACAAGTCCGGGTCAAACCTCAGGACTTCGCTGCCATTACTGTCCCTAGGTCTAGAGAAGCTGGGGCTGGTTTTCAGCCTATGCTGCCCCCACAGGGGGCGCCTCAGCGGCCCCTCAgcaccctctccccagcccccaaggccACACTGATCCTCAACTCCATTGGCAGCCTCAGCAAGCTccggccccagcccctcaccttCTCCCGCAGTGGGGTTAAGCCACAGAGCCTGCCTGGTCCCACCCCACATGGAGAAGTGGGAGCTGTACCTACCCCACCCTCAAGAAACCGAAGGAAATCTGCTCACCGAGTGCTGGCAGAACTGGATGATGAGAGTGAGGCTCCCATGGGCCCCCTTCCAGTCCTCATGGAGCCCAGGAAGAAACTTCGCATGAAAACCCCACTGACACCCAGAGGTAATGACCACAGGGAAAGGTCCACTCCTGTGGACACTGACTCAGGGCTGGAGCCCTCATGGCAAAGATGA